The following coding sequences lie in one Azospirillum humicireducens genomic window:
- a CDS encoding bifunctional ADP-dependent NAD(P)H-hydrate dehydratase/NAD(P)H-hydrate epimerase → MDELLSVAEMYRADQLAISAGVPGPALMEAAGAAVVRAVCERWAPHPTAVLCGPGNNGGDGFVIARLLLEAGWPVRLALLGTRSSLTGDAAVAAERWPGPIEAADPYILKGNPLIIDALFGAGLSRPLDGLARAIVEAMEGRTVVAVDVPSGLHGDSGRVLGAAPQAALTVTFFRRKPGHVLLPGRTLCGEVVVADIGIPERVLDSIAPQTAVNEPSLWRHRFPWPALDGHKYARGHAVVLGGARMTGAARLASVAALRAGAGLVTIACPQEAFPIYAAGCASVIVDPLEDAGAFARLLQDQRKNAVLIGPGAGRGAQTRAAAMAALDARKACVLDADALTSFADSADELLDRLDKRCVLTPHEGEFARLFGDSVGMDGDKLARVRAAAARSGAVVVLKGADTVVAAPDGRAVVNVNAPPDLATAGTGDVLAGIVLGLLAQGMDGFEAACTAVWLHGEAGRALGPGLISDDLPGALPAVLKALKAQG, encoded by the coding sequence ATGGATGAGCTTCTGTCCGTCGCGGAGATGTATCGGGCCGACCAGCTGGCCATCTCCGCCGGTGTGCCCGGTCCGGCCCTGATGGAGGCCGCGGGCGCCGCCGTTGTCCGCGCGGTGTGCGAACGATGGGCGCCGCACCCGACCGCCGTGCTCTGCGGCCCCGGCAACAATGGCGGCGATGGCTTCGTCATCGCCCGGCTTCTGCTGGAGGCCGGCTGGCCGGTGCGGCTGGCCCTGCTCGGCACGCGCTCGTCCCTGACCGGCGACGCCGCGGTTGCCGCCGAGCGCTGGCCCGGTCCGATCGAGGCGGCCGATCCCTATATCCTCAAGGGCAATCCGCTGATCATCGACGCGCTGTTCGGCGCCGGCCTGTCCCGGCCGCTCGACGGCCTTGCCCGCGCCATCGTCGAAGCGATGGAGGGACGCACGGTGGTGGCCGTGGACGTGCCGAGCGGCCTGCACGGCGACAGCGGCCGCGTGCTGGGGGCGGCTCCCCAGGCGGCGCTGACCGTCACCTTCTTCCGTCGCAAGCCCGGCCATGTCCTGCTGCCCGGCCGTACCCTGTGCGGCGAGGTGGTGGTCGCCGACATCGGCATTCCGGAGCGGGTGCTGGACAGCATCGCGCCGCAGACCGCGGTCAACGAGCCGTCGCTGTGGCGTCACCGTTTTCCCTGGCCGGCGTTGGACGGCCACAAATATGCGCGCGGCCATGCCGTGGTTCTCGGCGGGGCGCGGATGACGGGAGCCGCCCGGCTGGCCTCGGTCGCTGCCTTGCGTGCCGGCGCCGGTCTGGTCACCATCGCCTGCCCGCAGGAGGCTTTCCCGATCTATGCCGCCGGCTGCGCCAGCGTCATCGTCGATCCGCTGGAGGATGCCGGTGCTTTCGCACGGCTGCTGCAGGACCAGAGGAAGAATGCGGTGCTGATCGGGCCGGGAGCGGGCAGGGGCGCGCAGACCCGCGCCGCGGCGATGGCAGCGCTGGATGCCCGCAAGGCCTGCGTTCTGGATGCCGATGCGCTGACCAGCTTCGCCGATTCTGCCGACGAGCTGCTCGACCGGCTCGACAAGCGGTGCGTCCTGACCCCGCATGAGGGGGAGTTCGCCCGGCTGTTCGGGGACTCCGTCGGCATGGACGGCGACAAGCTGGCGCGGGTGCGCGCCGCTGCCGCCCGGTCGGGTGCCGTGGTGGTGCTGAAGGGGGCGGACACCGTGGTCGCGGCGCCGGACGGCCGCGCCGTGGTCAACGTCAACGCGCCGCCCGATCTGGCCACCGCAGGAACGGGAGATGTGCTGGCCGGCATCGTGCTGGGCCTGCTGGCGCAGGGGATGGACGGGTTCGAGGCGGCTTGCACCGCCGTCTGGCTGCATGGCGAGGCGGGTAGGGCGCTCGGCCCCGGCCTGATCTCCGACGATCTGCCGGGGGCGCTGCCCGCCGTGCTGAAGGCGCTGAAGGCGCAGGGCTGA
- a CDS encoding P-II family nitrogen regulator, producing MTSADAAGPVRPNVARSMLTVVAVGSAVDGACRRWHLVHERPMKKIEAIIKPFKLDEVKEALHEVGIKGITVTEAKGFGRQKGHTELYRGAEYVVDFLPKVKIEVVMEDSLVERAIEAIQQAAHTGRIGDGKIFVTPVEEVVRIRTGEKGADAI from the coding sequence ATGACCAGCGCCGATGCTGCCGGACCGGTTCGGCCGAATGTGGCACGCTCCATGCTTACCGTCGTCGCTGTCGGCAGTGCCGTGGACGGTGCCTGCCGGCGTTGGCACCTCGTACACGAGAGACCCATGAAGAAGATCGAAGCCATCATCAAGCCGTTCAAACTCGATGAGGTGAAGGAAGCCCTTCACGAAGTCGGGATCAAGGGGATCACCGTCACCGAAGCCAAGGGCTTCGGCCGCCAGAAGGGTCACACCGAGCTTTACCGCGGCGCGGAATATGTCGTGGACTTCCTGCCGAAGGTGAAGATCGAGGTGGTGATGGAAGATTCCCTGGTGGAACGCGCGATCGAGGCGATCCAGCAGGCCGCTCATACCGGCCGCATCGGCGACGGCAAGATCTTCGTCACGCCCGTGGAGGAAGTGGTCCGCATCCGCACCGGCGAAAAGGGTGCCGACGCGATCTGA
- the glnA gene encoding type I glutamate--ammonia ligase, with protein MSDISKVFDLIKEHDVKYVDLRFTDPRGKLHHTAQHVSTIDEDVFEDGIMFDGSSIAGWKGIEESDMILKLDPTTAVMDPFAAQPTLNILCDVYDPGTGGSYARCPRGIAKAAERYTASAGIGDTVFFGPEAEFFVFDNVKYTVEMNKVSYQFDSDEGTYSSDKDYEDGNLGHRPGTKGGYFPVAPIDSCNDLRAEMLSVLAEMGVPVEKHHHEVAAAQHELGIKFDTLVRTADNMQYYKYVVHNVAHAYGKSATFMPKPVFGDNGSGMHCHQSIWKDGQPLFAGNQYADLSELALYYIGGIIKHAKALNAFTNPSTNSYKRLVPGYEAPVLLAYSARNRSASCRIPYVASPKGKRVEVRFPDPSANPYLAFAAMLMAGLDGIQNKIHPGDAMDKNLYDLPPEELAKVPTVCGSLREALNSLREDNEFLRKGDVFTQDMIDGYIDLRTEEMMAFETMPHPIEYKMYYSV; from the coding sequence ATGTCCGACATCAGCAAGGTCTTCGACCTGATCAAGGAACACGACGTCAAGTACGTGGACCTGCGCTTCACCGACCCGCGCGGCAAGCTGCACCACACGGCCCAGCACGTCTCGACCATCGACGAGGACGTGTTCGAAGACGGCATCATGTTCGACGGTTCCTCGATCGCCGGTTGGAAGGGCATCGAAGAGTCGGACATGATCCTGAAGCTGGACCCGACGACGGCCGTCATGGATCCGTTCGCCGCCCAGCCGACGCTGAACATCCTCTGCGACGTGTACGATCCCGGCACCGGCGGCTCCTACGCCCGCTGCCCGCGCGGCATCGCCAAGGCCGCCGAGCGCTACACCGCCTCGGCCGGCATCGGCGACACCGTCTTCTTCGGTCCGGAAGCCGAGTTCTTCGTCTTCGACAACGTGAAGTACACGGTCGAGATGAACAAGGTCTCCTACCAGTTCGATTCGGACGAAGGCACCTATTCGTCGGACAAGGACTATGAGGACGGCAACCTGGGCCACCGTCCGGGCACCAAGGGCGGCTACTTCCCGGTCGCCCCGATCGACAGCTGCAACGACCTGCGCGCCGAGATGCTGAGCGTCCTGGCCGAGATGGGCGTTCCGGTCGAGAAGCACCACCACGAGGTGGCCGCCGCCCAGCACGAGCTGGGCATCAAGTTCGACACGCTGGTCCGCACCGCGGACAACATGCAGTACTACAAGTACGTGGTGCACAACGTCGCCCACGCCTACGGCAAGTCGGCGACCTTCATGCCGAAGCCGGTGTTCGGCGACAACGGCTCGGGCATGCACTGCCACCAGTCGATCTGGAAGGACGGCCAGCCGCTGTTCGCCGGCAACCAGTATGCCGACCTGTCGGAGCTGGCGCTGTACTACATCGGCGGCATCATCAAGCACGCCAAGGCGCTGAACGCCTTCACCAACCCGTCGACCAACAGCTACAAGCGCCTGGTTCCGGGCTATGAGGCTCCGGTCCTGCTGGCCTATTCGGCCCGCAACCGTTCGGCGTCCTGCCGCATCCCGTACGTCGCCTCGCCGAAGGGCAAGCGCGTCGAGGTCCGCTTCCCGGATCCGTCGGCCAACCCGTACCTGGCCTTCGCCGCCATGCTGATGGCCGGTCTGGACGGCATCCAGAACAAGATCCATCCGGGCGACGCGATGGACAAGAACCTGTACGACCTGCCGCCGGAAGAGCTGGCCAAGGTCCCGACCGTCTGCGGCTCGCTGCGCGAAGCCCTGAACTCTCTGCGCGAGGACAACGAGTTCCTGCGCAAGGGCGACGTCTTCACGCAGGACATGATCGACGGCTACATCGACCTCCGCACGGAAGAGATGATGGCCTTCGAGACCATGCCGCACCCGATCGAGTACAAGATGTACTACTCGGTTTGA
- the gatA gene encoding Asp-tRNA(Asn)/Glu-tRNA(Gln) amidotransferase subunit GatA, with amino-acid sequence MTALTHLTMAEALDGLAKKDFTAVELTEAHVRAVEAVRPFNIFITETPDAALSMAKASDERRAKGEAGPMDGLPIAVKDLFCTKGVSTTAGSHILDGFKPEYESTVTSQLWRDGAVMLGKVNLDEFAMGSATITAHQGETVSPWSPGAPGTWEKKIVAGGSSGGSAAVIAARAALGATGTDTGGSIRQPAGYTGTVGIKPTYGRCSRWGIVAYASSLDQAGPMTRKVEDAAIMLRSMCGFDPKDSTSVDMPVPDFRAALTGDIRGLRVGIPKEYRVEGLSPEIAALWDQGIAWLKEAGAEPVEVSLPHTKYALAAYYIIAPAEASSNLARYDGVRYGLRVEGGNLKEMYENTRGAGFGKEVQRRILIGTYVLSAGYYDAYYNKARQVRTRIKWDFDEAFKSCDVILTPTAPSTPFAIGEKMDDPVQMYLNDVFTVPINLAGLPAMSVPAGLGADGLPLGLQLIGRPFDEETLLRVGQIVEKAANFTALPPFVA; translated from the coding sequence ATGACGGCGCTCACGCATCTGACGATGGCGGAGGCCCTGGACGGCCTCGCCAAGAAGGATTTCACCGCGGTCGAGCTGACCGAGGCGCATGTGCGCGCGGTCGAGGCCGTGCGGCCCTTCAACATCTTCATCACCGAGACCCCCGACGCCGCCCTGTCGATGGCCAAGGCCAGCGACGAGCGCCGCGCGAAGGGCGAGGCCGGGCCGATGGACGGCCTTCCCATCGCGGTGAAGGATCTGTTCTGCACCAAGGGCGTTTCGACCACCGCCGGCAGCCATATCCTGGACGGCTTCAAGCCGGAATATGAATCCACGGTGACCTCCCAGCTGTGGCGCGACGGCGCCGTCATGCTGGGCAAGGTGAACCTGGACGAATTCGCCATGGGCTCGGCCACCATCACCGCCCACCAGGGCGAGACGGTCAGCCCGTGGAGCCCCGGCGCGCCCGGCACCTGGGAGAAGAAGATCGTTGCCGGCGGTTCGTCGGGCGGTTCCGCCGCGGTGATCGCCGCACGCGCCGCGCTGGGCGCCACCGGCACCGACACCGGCGGCTCGATCCGCCAGCCGGCCGGCTACACCGGCACCGTCGGCATCAAGCCGACCTACGGCCGCTGCTCGCGCTGGGGCATCGTCGCCTACGCCTCCTCGCTGGATCAGGCCGGGCCGATGACCCGCAAGGTCGAGGATGCGGCGATCATGCTGCGTTCGATGTGCGGTTTCGATCCGAAGGATTCCACCTCCGTCGACATGCCGGTGCCGGATTTCCGCGCCGCGCTGACCGGCGATATCCGCGGCCTGCGCGTCGGCATTCCGAAGGAATACCGGGTGGAGGGCCTGTCGCCGGAGATCGCCGCGCTGTGGGACCAGGGCATCGCCTGGCTGAAGGAGGCCGGTGCCGAGCCGGTCGAGGTCAGCCTGCCGCACACCAAATATGCGCTGGCCGCCTACTACATCATCGCGCCGGCCGAGGCGTCGTCCAACCTCGCGCGCTATGACGGCGTGCGCTACGGCCTGCGGGTCGAGGGCGGCAACCTCAAGGAAATGTACGAGAACACCCGCGGCGCCGGCTTCGGCAAGGAAGTGCAGCGCCGCATCCTGATCGGCACCTATGTGCTGTCGGCCGGCTATTACGACGCCTATTACAACAAGGCCCGTCAGGTGCGCACGCGCATCAAGTGGGACTTCGACGAGGCGTTCAAGAGCTGCGACGTCATCCTGACGCCGACCGCCCCCAGCACGCCCTTCGCCATCGGCGAGAAGATGGACGATCCGGTGCAGATGTACCTGAACGACGTCTTCACCGTTCCGATCAACCTCGCCGGCCTGCCGGCCATGTCGGTCCCCGCCGGTCTCGGCGCCGACGGCCTGCCGCTCGGCCTCCAGCTGATCGGCCGCCCCTTCGACGAGGAGACGCTGCTGCGCGTCGGCCAGATCGTGGAGAAGGCCGCCAACTTCACCGCGCTCCCGCCATTCGTGGCGTGA
- the gatC gene encoding Asp-tRNA(Asn)/Glu-tRNA(Gln) amidotransferase subunit GatC, which produces MSLDKATVAKIAHLARIKVPDEELESLAGELSQILTFVEQLNEVDTKDVPPMTSVAAQKLRRRKDEVTDGGYAAQVLSNGPETAEGFYVVPKVVE; this is translated from the coding sequence ATGTCGCTCGACAAGGCCACGGTGGCCAAGATCGCGCATCTGGCCCGCATCAAGGTGCCGGACGAGGAACTGGAATCCCTGGCTGGGGAACTGAGCCAGATTCTGACCTTCGTGGAACAGCTCAACGAGGTCGACACGAAGGACGTGCCGCCGATGACTAGCGTGGCCGCGCAGAAGCTGCGCCGCCGCAAGGACGAGGTCACCGACGGCGGTTATGCCGCGCAGGTCCTGTCGAACGGTCCGGAAACGGCCGAAGGCTTCTACGTCGTGCCCAAGGTGGTCGAGTGA
- a CDS encoding GNAT family N-acetyltransferase yields MSSASTRPSLSHRPLSDGDIPTICGFPRSAEELYFLFPRAVWPLTVDQVRATLDTRRDPTVVTLSENGRERVVGYANYATFEDGRTASIGNVSVDPALRRRGIAEYLVRTMIGRAFDHHRLPELTLYCFNTNTPALLLYAKLGLTPIALETRVTPWGEPIALFKLRMDRASWHSVSRIAA; encoded by the coding sequence ATGAGCAGCGCATCGACCCGTCCCTCTCTGTCGCACCGGCCGCTTTCCGACGGCGACATCCCGACCATCTGCGGATTTCCCCGCAGCGCGGAGGAACTGTATTTCCTGTTCCCGCGCGCGGTCTGGCCGCTGACCGTGGATCAGGTCCGGGCCACGCTGGACACCCGCCGCGATCCGACCGTTGTGACCCTGTCGGAGAATGGGCGGGAGCGGGTCGTCGGCTATGCCAACTATGCCACCTTCGAGGATGGCCGGACCGCCAGCATCGGCAATGTCAGCGTCGACCCGGCCCTGCGCCGCCGCGGCATCGCCGAATATTTGGTGCGGACGATGATCGGCCGCGCCTTCGACCATCACCGTCTGCCCGAACTGACCCTCTACTGCTTCAACACCAACACGCCGGCCCTGCTGCTCTATGCGAAGCTCGGCTTGACGCCGATCGCACTGGAGACGCGGGTGACTCCCTGGGGCGAGCCGATCGCCCTGTTCAAGCTGCGCATGGACCGTGCCAGCTGGCATTCGGTCTCGCGCATCGCCGCCTGA
- the ruvX gene encoding Holliday junction resolvase RuvX, with translation MIHTLSELAARLGKNQRLLGLDVGTKTVGLAVADPGLIVASPIGTLKRTKFTQDARELGKTIRDYGIGGLVVGLPLNMDGTEGPRAESVRAFANNLLERPDLLGWEAEIAFWDERLSTSAVERFMIGEADMTRKRRDEVVDKMAAAYILQGALDMLANQRRLAAEADEDERGDEDYDRD, from the coding sequence ATGATCCACACCCTCTCCGAACTCGCGGCCCGGCTGGGCAAAAACCAACGTTTGCTTGGACTTGACGTCGGCACCAAGACCGTCGGGCTGGCGGTTGCCGATCCGGGACTGATCGTCGCATCCCCGATCGGCACGCTGAAGCGGACCAAATTCACCCAGGACGCGCGCGAGCTCGGCAAGACCATCCGCGATTACGGCATTGGCGGACTGGTGGTCGGGCTGCCGCTGAACATGGACGGGACGGAGGGACCGCGCGCCGAGTCGGTGCGCGCCTTCGCCAACAACCTGCTGGAGCGCCCCGACCTGCTGGGCTGGGAGGCGGAGATCGCCTTCTGGGACGAGCGGCTGTCGACCTCCGCAGTCGAGCGCTTCATGATCGGCGAGGCCGACATGACCCGCAAGCGGCGCGACGAGGTGGTGGACAAGATGGCCGCCGCCTACATCCTTCAAGGCGCGCTCGACATGCTGGCCAACCAGCGCCGGCTCGCCGCGGAAGCGGACGAGGATGAGCGGGGCGACGAAGACTACGACCGCGATTGA
- a CDS encoding tetratricopeptide repeat protein, which produces MTPHQAESIYRQGLIAAQAGRWGEAQELLAQAITGRPGVAVWWATYGLVLESQGDLPGAVQAFAGALNLDGDLAMAMDGLLTAAERLAAAGHADLAEGIYCRALALTPDTPAALVKASALLLVQGVDPSQLLRRAALLQPKSHA; this is translated from the coding sequence ATGACGCCGCATCAGGCCGAAAGCATCTACCGTCAGGGCCTGATCGCGGCGCAGGCCGGCCGCTGGGGCGAGGCGCAGGAGCTTCTTGCCCAGGCCATCACGGGCCGGCCGGGCGTTGCCGTCTGGTGGGCCACCTATGGGCTGGTGCTGGAAAGCCAGGGCGATCTGCCGGGGGCGGTGCAGGCATTCGCCGGGGCGCTGAACCTCGACGGCGATCTCGCCATGGCGATGGACGGCCTGCTGACGGCGGCGGAGAGGCTGGCCGCCGCCGGCCACGCCGATCTGGCGGAGGGGATCTACTGCCGCGCGCTGGCGCTCACCCCCGACACGCCGGCCGCCCTCGTCAAGGCCAGTGCCCTGCTGCTGGTGCAGGGGGTCGACCCGTCACAGCTTCTTCGCCGTGCCGCACTGCTTCAGCCCAAGAGCCATGCCTGA
- the thyX gene encoding FAD-dependent thymidylate synthase, which yields MPITPEQRDEIDRLRAVTATTRRATVPALEEILYQPLEVLDHGFVRVIDYMGDDSAVVQAARVSYGKGTKKVSEDSGLIKYLMRHRHSTPFEMCEIKFHVKLPIFVARQWIRHRTANVNEYSARYSILDREFYVPAPDQLGAQAVVNRQGRGDVLEGEEAADVMRLLREDSERAYSHYEEMLNQREDGTVIDPSRQGLARELARMNLSLNYYTQWYWKVDLHNLLHFLSLRADAHAQYEIRVYADAMLDVVKRWVPAVFESFTEYRMGGAHLSRTGLDVVKRLLAGEPVSQEASGLSKREWRELMDQLGRPEA from the coding sequence ATGCCGATCACGCCCGAGCAGCGCGACGAAATCGATCGCCTGCGCGCCGTCACCGCCACCACCCGCCGCGCCACCGTCCCGGCCCTGGAGGAGATCCTCTATCAGCCGCTGGAGGTGCTGGACCACGGCTTCGTCCGCGTCATCGACTATATGGGCGACGATTCGGCGGTCGTGCAGGCGGCGCGCGTGTCCTATGGCAAGGGCACCAAGAAGGTCAGCGAGGATTCCGGCCTCATCAAGTATCTGATGCGCCACCGCCACTCGACCCCGTTCGAGATGTGCGAGATCAAGTTCCATGTGAAGCTGCCGATCTTCGTCGCCCGCCAGTGGATCCGCCACCGCACCGCGAACGTGAACGAATATTCGGCGCGCTACTCCATCCTCGACCGCGAGTTCTACGTGCCGGCGCCGGACCAGCTTGGCGCCCAGGCCGTGGTGAACCGCCAGGGCCGTGGCGACGTGCTGGAGGGCGAGGAGGCGGCCGACGTCATGCGGCTGCTGCGCGAGGATTCCGAACGCGCCTACAGCCACTATGAAGAGATGCTGAACCAGCGCGAGGACGGCACCGTCATCGACCCCTCCCGCCAGGGTCTGGCGCGCGAGCTGGCGCGGATGAACCTGTCGCTGAATTATTACACCCAGTGGTACTGGAAGGTCGATCTCCACAATCTGCTGCATTTCCTGTCGCTGCGCGCCGATGCCCACGCCCAGTACGAGATCCGCGTCTATGCCGATGCGATGCTGGACGTGGTGAAGCGCTGGGTTCCGGCGGTGTTCGAGTCCTTCACCGAATACCGCATGGGCGGCGCCCACCTGTCGCGCACCGGCCTGGACGTGGTGAAGCGCCTGCTGGCCGGGGAACCGGTGTCGCAGGAGGCCAGCGGCCTGTCCAAGCGCGAATGGCGCGAGCTGATGGACCAGCTCGGCCGCCCCGAAGCCTGA
- a CDS encoding SspB family protein, translating into MPKEQLRYDRMVETALRGVVRDALTEVAERGLPGNHHFYLTFRTGFPGVEIPEYLASQYPNEMTIVLQFQYYGLDVADDHFEVTLSFNNVHERLVVPFAAITTFADPSVNFALQFQPLAAAESAEVSSMPPRAAAERAEEKTEEAAPAEEPKRGEVVALDAFRKK; encoded by the coding sequence ATGCCGAAAGAGCAGCTCCGCTATGACCGGATGGTCGAGACCGCGTTGCGCGGCGTTGTCCGCGACGCTCTGACCGAGGTTGCCGAGCGCGGCTTGCCGGGCAATCACCATTTCTACCTGACCTTCCGCACCGGTTTTCCGGGCGTCGAGATCCCCGAGTATCTGGCCTCCCAGTATCCCAACGAGATGACCATCGTCCTGCAGTTCCAGTATTACGGGCTGGACGTGGCGGACGATCATTTCGAGGTGACGCTGAGCTTCAACAACGTGCATGAGCGGCTGGTGGTTCCGTTCGCCGCCATCACGACCTTTGCCGACCCGTCGGTGAACTTCGCGCTGCAATTCCAGCCGCTTGCCGCCGCCGAGTCGGCGGAGGTCTCCTCCATGCCGCCCCGCGCCGCCGCCGAGCGCGCAGAGGAAAAGACGGAGGAAGCCGCCCCGGCCGAAGAGCCGAAGCGCGGTGAGGTCGTGGCGCTGGACGCCTTCCGCAAGAAGTAA
- a CDS encoding TfoX/Sxy family protein: protein MPTRPPSEYVASLCEMMAPLGDVRARRMFGGYGLSIDGLTFALVADETLYFKADDVNRHSFVELGLEPFQPMPDKPTTLSYYPPPDAALDDRDELLPWARSGFEAALRAAAKKAAKVKRT from the coding sequence ATGCCCACCCGGCCGCCCAGCGAGTATGTCGCCAGTCTCTGCGAGATGATGGCGCCGCTGGGCGATGTGCGGGCGCGCCGCATGTTCGGCGGCTATGGCCTGTCCATCGACGGGCTGACCTTCGCGCTGGTCGCGGATGAAACTTTGTATTTCAAGGCGGACGACGTGAACCGCCACTCGTTCGTCGAGTTGGGTCTGGAGCCCTTCCAGCCGATGCCGGACAAGCCGACCACCTTGTCCTACTACCCTCCGCCCGACGCCGCACTCGACGACCGCGACGAATTGCTGCCCTGGGCACGGTCGGGGTTCGAGGCGGCATTGCGGGCAGCGGCGAAGAAGGCCGCGAAGGTGAAGCGGACGTAA
- a CDS encoding COQ9 family protein: MSIDTLRDDILVASLPNVVFDGWSLQALRDGTQMAGHEPSALLRAFPGGVTDAVEHFADWTDRQMLDRLEAMPLDEMKVRERISLAVRTYFEVLEPHREAKRRQLSYLAMPQNVALGLRLLYRTVDAMWFAAGDTSTDYNHYTKRALLSAVVSSSTFYWLDDKSDGHVETRAFIDRRLADVMAVGKATSGVGKIGSMLNLLPNPLRFARQMRQRTTGAQASNATIHMAENI; this comes from the coding sequence ATGAGCATCGACACGCTTCGCGACGATATCCTGGTGGCGAGCCTGCCCAATGTCGTCTTCGACGGCTGGAGCCTGCAGGCCCTGCGCGACGGCACCCAGATGGCCGGCCACGAGCCGTCGGCGCTGCTGCGCGCCTTCCCCGGCGGCGTGACCGATGCGGTGGAGCATTTCGCCGACTGGACCGACCGCCAGATGCTCGACCGGCTGGAGGCCATGCCGCTGGACGAGATGAAGGTGCGCGAGCGCATCTCGCTTGCCGTCCGCACCTATTTCGAGGTGCTGGAGCCCCACCGCGAGGCGAAGCGCCGGCAGCTCTCCTATCTGGCCATGCCGCAGAATGTGGCGCTCGGTCTGCGGCTGCTCTACCGCACGGTGGATGCGATGTGGTTCGCCGCCGGCGACACCTCCACCGACTACAACCACTATACCAAGCGGGCGCTGCTGTCGGCCGTGGTCAGCTCCTCCACCTTCTACTGGCTGGATGACAAGTCGGACGGGCATGTGGAGACCCGCGCCTTCATCGACCGCCGGCTGGCCGATGTGATGGCGGTGGGCAAGGCGACCTCGGGAGTCGGCAAGATCGGCTCGATGCTGAACCTTCTCCCCAATCCCCTGCGCTTCGCCCGCCAGATGCGCCAGCGCACCACCGGCGCCCAGGCCAGCAACGCGACGATCCACATGGCGGAGAATATTTGA
- the def gene encoding peptide deformylase, with translation MPVLPIARMGNPVLRQIAAPISDPTDPAIARLAADMIATMLDAPGVGLAAPQISESRRIIVFRVPADRGEGEEVANTVLVNPVIEPLSGDRVRGWEGCLSIPGLRGLVPRYGRIRYRGYGLDGARIEREASGFHARVVQHEVDHLDGVLYLDRMDDLRLLVCTEEMHHINAALAAVKDITAAPGAATDAPSRT, from the coding sequence ATGCCAGTGCTTCCAATCGCCCGGATGGGCAATCCCGTGCTCCGCCAGATCGCGGCGCCGATCTCCGACCCGACCGATCCGGCCATCGCCCGGCTGGCGGCCGACATGATCGCCACCATGCTGGACGCCCCTGGAGTCGGATTGGCCGCGCCGCAGATCTCGGAGTCGCGCCGGATCATCGTGTTCCGAGTCCCCGCCGACCGCGGCGAGGGAGAGGAGGTGGCGAACACCGTCCTGGTCAACCCGGTGATCGAGCCGCTGTCCGGCGACAGGGTTCGGGGCTGGGAAGGCTGCCTGTCGATTCCGGGCCTGCGCGGCCTGGTTCCGCGCTATGGGCGCATCCGCTACCGGGGATACGGGCTGGACGGCGCCCGGATCGAGCGCGAGGCGTCGGGGTTCCACGCCCGTGTGGTCCAGCACGAGGTCGACCATCTGGATGGCGTGCTCTATCTTGATCGCATGGACGACCTGCGGCTCCTCGTCTGCACCGAGGAGATGCATCATATCAACGCCGCGCTCGCCGCGGTTAAGGATATCACCGCCGCGCCGGGCGCGGCCACGGACGCGCCGTCCCGGACCTGA